One Dictyostelium discoideum AX4 chromosome 3 chromosome, whole genome shotgun sequence genomic region harbors:
- a CDS encoding hssA/2C/7E family protein — MTILSTITSISRPNKISKSFVSSNGGSSISMGSNSVACYNACGGGSSYSYSSSYSGSGLDYSYKANYSSSTGNNSYVVIASSTCNCN; from the exons atgacaatTTTAT ctACAATCACTTCAATTTCAAgaccaaataaaattagtaaatcATTTGTTTCATCAAATGGAGGCTCTTCAATATCAATGGGTTCTAATTCAGTAGCATGTTATAATGCTTGTGGAGGTGGCTCAAGTTATTCATATAGCTCAAGTTACTCAGGTTCAGGTTTAGATTATTCATATAAGGCAAACTACTCAAGTTCAACTGGTAATAATTCCTATGTTGTAATTGCAAGTTCAACATGCAattgtaattaa
- a CDS encoding MFS family protein produces the protein MGDNFEIPKIHVTLPKEESEKITEIGNWENNNIKNINLENNEKTRKALLGGVAMRKGNSERGDYLILSTNDDTINKKNNTILLEEDEEEEIEEKPLLLPTTSNNYTNNKIQIDNNSNNNYIIDKNNINNNNIIASSYPTTYNNNNNNMTGINDNNSENDSNNNNNSENNLGGITIDKTNTDLLTIHNNNIKPNFKKNILTQLKQTIVAGTGFLCDAYDLFVINLVLVILQKLYKESSGDSSMVSTGALWGAVGGQIVFGFLADRIGRKIGFIITLSFIIVGAFASAVSFDKAALNIFGMLTLWRTILGFGIGGEYPLSATISSESSSSDRKRGSQVASVFSMQGLGIILSPVVVIVLLKICGSNHIDLVWRLALGFGGIPGLVMIYFRIKMKETKSFSNKAKIQKKQMFLSIMKYWKTLAGTAGGWFIFDITFYANGLFNGTIVSLIGFDDASNTYDEIWNTTLVSLYLALIGLPGYFVGIALIDRLGRKKLQMLGFALLGITYMVMGISYDHIVKIKALFIVLYGLTFFFGNAGPNTTTFVLPSESFPTKIRATCHGLSAAAGKIGAVIGGATIKPLFTNYGLGKTLIVCGAIAFVGLILTFLIVEETMGKPIIEDEDIQLDNISDDPSLRESTGSSSSGVEDNIDNNNNNNNTITNPIESN, from the exons atgggtgataattttgaaataccCAAAATTCATGTTACACTACCAAAAGAAGAGTCTGAAAAAATTACAGAAATTg gtAATtgggaaaataataatataaaaaatataaatttggaaaataatgaaaaaactcGAAAGGCACTT ttaggaGGTGTTGCAATGAGGAAAGGAAATTCCGAAAGGGGTGACTATTTAATACTATCAACCAACGATGatactattaataaaaaaaacaacaccaTTTTACTCGAGGAAGacgaagaagaagaaatagAGGAAAAACCCTTATTATTGCCAACTACCTCCAATAactatacaaataataaaatacaaatagataataacagtaataataattatataatagataaaaataatataaataataataatattattgcgTCCTCTTATCCTACTacttataataataacaataataatatgactGGCATAaacgataataatagtgaaaatgatagtaataataataataatagcgaAAATAATTTGGGTGGAATAACGATAGATAAAACGAATACAGATTTACTAACAatacataataataatataaaaccaaattttaaaaagaatatattaactcaattaaaacaaactATAGTGGCTGGTACCG gatTTTTATGTGATGCATatgatttatttgtaattaatttAGTATTAGTTATATTACAAAAACTTTATAAAGAATCAAGTGGTGATTCATCGATGGTATCCACTGGTGCATTATGGGGAGCAGTTGGTGGTCAAATtgtttttggatttttagCAGATAGAATTGGTAGAAAGATAGGGTTTATTATAACgttatcatttattattgttgggGCATTTGCAAGTGCAGTTTCATTTGACAAGGCAGCATTGAATATTTTTGGTATGTTGACATTGTGGAGAACCATTTTGGGTTTCGGTATTGGTGGTGAGTATCCATTGTCGGCCACAATCTCCAGTGAGAGTAGTAGCAGTGATAGAAAGCGTGGTTCTCAAGTGGCCTCAGTGTTTAGTATGCAAGGTTTGGGTATAATTCTATCGCCAGTGGTTGTTATAGTGCTCTTGAAAATCTGTGGTTCAAATCATATTGATTTAGTGTGGAGATTGGCATTGGGGTTCGGCGGCATACCAGGTTTGGTGATGATTTACTttagaattaaaatgaaaGAGACTAAAAGCTTTTCAAATAAAGCAAAGATTCAAAAGAAACAAAtgtttttatcaattatgaAATATTGGAAGACTTTAGCGGGTACTGCCGGTGGTTGGTTCATTTTCGATATCACATTCTATGCTAATGGTCTTTTCAATGGCACTATTGTGTCTTTGATTGGTTTCGATGATGCTAGCAATACTTATGATGAGATTTGGAATACAACTTTGGTTTCACTCTATCTTGCACTCATTGGTTTGCCAGGCTATTTCGTTGGTATCGCATTGATTGACCGTTTGGGAAGAAAGAAGTTACAAATGTTGGGTTTCGCTCTACTAGGTATAACCTATATGGTGATGGGTATAAGTTATGATCATATCGTAAAGATTAAAGCTTTGTTCATTGTACTCTATGGTTTAACTTTCTTTTTCGGTAATGCTGGTCCAAATACTACAACTTTTGTATTGCCTTCAGAATCTTTCCCAACTAAAATTCGTGCAACTTGTCATGGTTTATCTGCTGCTGCCGGTAAAATTGGTGCTGTAATCGGTGGTGCAACAATCAAACCTTTATTTACAAACTATGGATTAGGTAAAACTTTAATCGTTTGTGGTGCTATTGCTTTCGTTGGTTTAATTCTTACCTTTTTAATAGTTGAAGAAACAATGGGTAAACCAATcattgaagatgaagatattCAATTAGATAATATCTCTGATGATCCATCTTTACGTGAATCAACTGGTAGTTCAAGTTCTGGTGTTGaggataatattgataataataataataataataatactattacaAATCCAATTGAAAGTAATtaa
- a CDS encoding heat shock protein DnaJ family protein translates to MMKIKSLIILVIVVCLSVFTYAGRDFYDILGITRDSSPADIKRSYRKLSVKYHPDKNPDKKDMYIEINSAYETLSDPEKRRIYDQYGEEGLKQNHGGGGFDPFDIFSVFGGGGRHQQQAQQQQRGADIELELEVTLKDLYIGKTTKVTHKKQVLCTKCRGSGAKKASDVTTCGGCKGSGIKLKVQQLGPGFVQQIQSACDECGGKGKKVTSKCPHCHGKKVEIGEETYTIEIERGMNDQSIIKLEQLGEESPDVTPGDIIFKIVTSPDSKFRRSGDNLYYDMSITLLEALVGFKKEIDHLDGHKVEINRVDVTSPGLTIKVDGEGMPHHSFPSQTGDLYVIFNIIFPQKVSAEDKLSFEKLLK, encoded by the exons atgatgaaaataaaatcattaataattttagttaTTGTTGTATGTTTATCAGTTTTTACATACGCAGGTAGAGATTTCTATGATATATTAGGTATAACTAGAGATTCTTCACCAGCTGATATCAAAAGATCATATCGTAAATTATCAGTGAAATATCATCCAGATAAGAATCcagataaaaaagatatgtATATCGAAATCAATTCAGCTTATGAAACATTAAGTGATCCAGAAAAAAGAAGAATCTATGATCAATATGGTGAAGAAGGTTTAAAACAAAACCATGGCGGTGGTGGTTTCGATCCATTTGATATTTTCTCTgt atttggaggtggtggtagacatcaacaacaagcccaacaacaacaaagaggAGCTGATATTGAATTGGAATTAGAAGTTACATTAAAGGATTTATACATTGGAAAAACCACAAAAGTAACACATAAGAAACAAGTTCTCTGTACAAAATGTCGTGGTTCTGGTGCTAAAAAAGCATCAGATGTCACTACTTGCGGTGGCTGTAAAGGTTCTGGTATCAAATTAAAGGTTCAACAATTAGGTCCAGGTTTTgtacaacaaattcaatcaGC ttgtGATGAATGTGGAGGTAAAGGTAAAAAGGTTACAAGTAAATGTCCACACTGTCATGGTAAGAAAGTAGAGATTGGAGAAGAAACAtatacaattgaaattgaaagagGTATGAATgatcaatcaattattaaattagaaCAATTAGGTGAAGAATCACCAGATGTTACTCCAGGtgatatcattttcaaaattgtTACATCCCCAGATAGCAAATTTAGAAGATCTGGTGATAATCTTTACTATGATATGTCAATTACATTATTAGAAGCATTGGTTGGTTTCAAGAAGGAAATCGATCATTTAGATGGTCACAAAGTTGAAATCAATCGTGTCGATGTAACTTCACCAGGTTTAACCATTAAAGTTGATGGTGAAGGTATGCCACATCATTCTTTCCCATCTCAAACTGGTGATCTTTAcgttattttcaatattattttcccACAAAAAGTTTCTGCCGAGGataaattatcttttgaaaaattattaaaataa
- a CDS encoding hssA/2C/7E family protein: protein MTILSAITSISRPNKISKSVISSNGGSSLSMGSNSVSCYNACGGGSSYSYSSSYSGSGLDYSYKANYSSSTGYNSSVVIASSTCHCS from the exons atgacaattTTAT CTGCAATTACTTCAATTTCAAgaccaaataaaattagtaaatcAGTTATTTCATCAAATGGAGGTTCTTCATTGTCAATGGGTTCTAATTCAGTCTCATGTTATAATGCTTGTGGAGGTGGTTCAAGTTATTCATATAGCTCAAGCTATTCAGGTTCAGGTTTAGATTATTCATATAAGGCAAACTATTCAAGTTCAACTGGTTATAATTCCTCTGTTGTAATTGCAAGTTCAACATGTCATTGcagttaa
- a CDS encoding hssA/2C/7E family protein codes for MTILSAITSISRPNKSSKSVISSNGGSSLSMGSNSVSCFNACGGGSSYSYSSSYSGSGLDYSYKANYSSSTGYNSSVIIASSTCHCS; via the exons atgacaatTTTAT CTGCAATTACTTCAATTTCAAGACCAAATAAAAGTAGTAAATCAGTTATTTCATCAAATGGAGgttcttcattatcaatgGGTTCTAATTCAGTATCATGTTTTAATGCTTGTGGAGGTGGCTCAAGTTATTCATATAGCTCAAGTTACTCAGGTTCAGGTTTAGATTATTCATATAAGGCAAACTACTCAAGTTCAACTGGTTATAATTCCTCTGTTATAATTGCAAGTTCAACATGCCATTGcagttaa
- a CDS encoding hssA/2C/7E family protein, which yields MTILSAITSISRPNKSSKSVVSSNGGSSLSMGSNSVSCFNACGGGSSYSYSSSYSGSGLDYSYKANYSSSNGYNSSVVIASSTCHCS from the exons atgacaatTTTAT cTGCAATTACTTCAATTTCAAGACCAAATAAAAGTAGTAAATCAGTTGTTTCATCAAATGGAGgttcttcattatcaatgGGTTCTAATTCAGTATCATGTTTTAATGCTTGTGGAGGTGGCTCAAGTTATTCATATAGCTCAAGTTACTCAGGTTCAGGTTTAGATTATTCATATAAGGCAAACTACTCAAGTTCAAATGGTTATAATTCCTCTGTTGTAATTGCAAGTTCAACATGCCATTGCAGTTAA
- a CDS encoding hssA/2C/7E family protein has protein sequence MTILSAITSISRPNKISKSVISSNGGASLSMGSNSVSCFNACGGGSSYSYSSSYSGSGLDYSYKANYSSSTGYNSSVVIASSTCHCS, from the exons atgacaaTTTTAT CTGCAATTACTTCAATTTCAAgaccaaataaaattagtaaatcAGTTATTTCATCAAATGGAGGTgcatcattatcaatggGTTCTAATTCAGTATCATGTTTTAATGCTTGTGGAGGTGGCTCAAGTTATTCATATAGCTCAAGTTACTCAGGTTCAGGTTTAGATTATTCATATAAGGCAAACTACTCAAGTTCAACTGGCTATAATTCCTCTGTTGTAATTGCAAGTTCAACATGTCATTGcagttaa